The Suricata suricatta isolate VVHF042 chromosome 4, meerkat_22Aug2017_6uvM2_HiC, whole genome shotgun sequence genome includes a region encoding these proteins:
- the ZMYM5 gene encoding zinc finger MYM-type protein 5 isoform X4: MINFITTYAQYPHLLSTFKTLASSVIYFSRFSGMDKCSVRGLDLAEQTPVLLKSKAMATSLMDVGNSFGDPNSSLVNRSRNSSVEDEDDDDDNDDVVFIESIQPPSTSAPAIADQRNFTFGSSRNESLQGNYSIILPSSRDSVSQKGNISETIVIDDEEDIETNGGEKKNSSNYIEWGLPGTKNRTKDLDFSTSSLSRSKTKTAVGPFNPGRMNVAGDEFQNGGFAAHHSPESWISQSASFPRNQKQPGVDSLSPVASLPKQIFQSSVQQQLTKPAKITCAHCKKPLQKGQTAYQRKGSAHLFCSTTCLSSFSHKRTPKKRNVICKKDARTQKATTVQVESKESSQEFCRTSLPPCEDNQNLRKRVNKSRCIICSKLTELLKEETCIQAVLT, translated from the exons ATGATCAATTTCATTACCACATATGCACAATATCCTCATCTTCTGTCTACTTTTAAGACCCTTGCTTCATcggttatttatttttccag GTTCTCTGGCATGGATAAATGTTCAGTGAGAGGATTAGACTTAGCTGAACAGACTCCTGTTTTATTAAAGAGTAAAGCCATGGCAACCAGCCTCATGGATGTTGGAAATTCATTTGGTGACCCAAATAGTTCTTTAGTTAATAGATCTAGAAACTCATCAGtggaagatgaagatgatgatgatgacaatgatgatgttGTATTTATTGAATCTATACAACCTCCTTCAACTTCTGCTCCAGCAATAGCTGATCAAAGAAATTTTACATTTGGTTCATCAAGAAATGAAAGTCTACAAGGAAATTATTCCATAATTCTTCCTTCCTCAAGAGATTCAGTTTCTCAGAAGGGAAATATAAGTGAGACAATTGTTATTGATGATGAAGAGGACATAGAAAcaaatggaggagaaaagaaaaattcttccaATTATATTGAATGGGGACTTCCTGgaactaaaaatagaaccaaaGATTTGGATTTCTCCACTTCCAGTCTTTCAAGAAGTAAG ACCAAGACTGCAGTAGGACCTTTTAATCCTGGTAGAATGAATGTGGCAGGAGATGAATTTCAGAATGGAGGATTTGCAGCTCATCATAGTCCTG aatcttgGATCTCCCAGTCAGCATCATTTCCCCGGAATCAGAAACAGCCAGGGGTGGATTCTTTATCACCAGTGGCCTCCCTTCCTAAACAGATTTTCCAGTCTTCAGTGCAACAGCAACTTACTAAACCAGCTAAAATCACTTGTGCACACTGCAAAAAACCTTTACAGAAGGGACAGACAGCTTATCAACGAAAAGGATCAGCTCACCTCTTTTGTTCTACcacctgcctttcttccttctctcataAGCGCACTCCAAAGAAACGCAATGTAATATGTAAAAA AGATGCACGTACACAAAAAGCTACTACTGTTCAAGTTGAGTCAAAAGAATCTTCCCAAGAATTTTGTCGTACATCTTTGCCTCCCTGTGAAGACAACCAGAATCTTAGAAAAAGAGTTAATAAATCAAGATGTATAATCTGTAGTAAATTAACAGAG TTGCTGAAAGAAGAAACATGCATACAGGCGGTCCTTACGTAA
- the ZMYM5 gene encoding zinc finger MYM-type protein 5 isoform X3: MINFITTYAQYPHLLSTFKTLASSVIYFSRFSGMDKCSVRGLDLAEQTPVLLKSKAMATSLMDVGNSFGDPNSSLVNRSRNSSVEDEDDDDDNDDVVFIESIQPPSTSAPAIADQRNFTFGSSRNESLQGNYSIILPSSRDSVSQKGNISETIVIDDEEDIETNGGEKKNSSNYIEWGLPGTKNRTKDLDFSTSSLSRSKTKTAVGPFNPGRMNVAGDEFQNGGFAAHHSPESWISQSASFPRNQKQPGVDSLSPVASLPKQIFQSSVQQQLTKPAKITCAHCKKPLQKGQTAYQRKGSAHLFCSTTCLSSFSHKRTPKKRNVICKKDARTQKATTVQVESKESSQEFCRTSLPPCEDNQNLRKRVNKSRCIICSKLTEIRHEVSVNNVIHKLCSNQCFNKYRLANGLIMNCCEQCGEYLPGKSAGNSVLIIEGQRTRFCCQSCVNEYEQAEALLHSGKDELDTAQQEYEGPGHVSTPSPTHPKRVRVETGLVSPIMSPIFPLGRTFPS, encoded by the exons ATGATCAATTTCATTACCACATATGCACAATATCCTCATCTTCTGTCTACTTTTAAGACCCTTGCTTCATcggttatttatttttccag GTTCTCTGGCATGGATAAATGTTCAGTGAGAGGATTAGACTTAGCTGAACAGACTCCTGTTTTATTAAAGAGTAAAGCCATGGCAACCAGCCTCATGGATGTTGGAAATTCATTTGGTGACCCAAATAGTTCTTTAGTTAATAGATCTAGAAACTCATCAGtggaagatgaagatgatgatgatgacaatgatgatgttGTATTTATTGAATCTATACAACCTCCTTCAACTTCTGCTCCAGCAATAGCTGATCAAAGAAATTTTACATTTGGTTCATCAAGAAATGAAAGTCTACAAGGAAATTATTCCATAATTCTTCCTTCCTCAAGAGATTCAGTTTCTCAGAAGGGAAATATAAGTGAGACAATTGTTATTGATGATGAAGAGGACATAGAAAcaaatggaggagaaaagaaaaattcttccaATTATATTGAATGGGGACTTCCTGgaactaaaaatagaaccaaaGATTTGGATTTCTCCACTTCCAGTCTTTCAAGAAGTAAG ACCAAGACTGCAGTAGGACCTTTTAATCCTGGTAGAATGAATGTGGCAGGAGATGAATTTCAGAATGGAGGATTTGCAGCTCATCATAGTCCTG aatcttgGATCTCCCAGTCAGCATCATTTCCCCGGAATCAGAAACAGCCAGGGGTGGATTCTTTATCACCAGTGGCCTCCCTTCCTAAACAGATTTTCCAGTCTTCAGTGCAACAGCAACTTACTAAACCAGCTAAAATCACTTGTGCACACTGCAAAAAACCTTTACAGAAGGGACAGACAGCTTATCAACGAAAAGGATCAGCTCACCTCTTTTGTTCTACcacctgcctttcttccttctctcataAGCGCACTCCAAAGAAACGCAATGTAATATGTAAAAA AGATGCACGTACACAAAAAGCTACTACTGTTCAAGTTGAGTCAAAAGAATCTTCCCAAGAATTTTGTCGTACATCTTTGCCTCCCTGTGAAGACAACCAGAATCTTAGAAAAAGAGTTAATAAATCAAGATGTATAATCTGTAGTAAATTAACAGAG ATTCGTCATGAAGTCAGCGTAAATAATGTAATACATAAGCTGTGCAGTAACCAGTGCTTTAATAAGTACAGGTTAGCCAATGGTCTAATAATGAATTGCTGTGAACAGTGTGGAGAGTACTTGCCTGGTAAAAGTGCTGGAAACAGTGTCCTGATCATTGAAGGTCAGCGGACAAGATTTTGTTGCCAAAGTTGTGTTAATGAATATGAACAG gcagaggCATTACTTCATTCAGGCAAGGATGAGCTAGACACAGCACAGCAGGAATACGAGGGGCCAGGACATGTAAGCACACCCTCACCTACTCACCCCAAGAGGGTGCGAGTGGAGACAGGGCTGGTGAGCCCTATCATGAGCCCTATCTTCCCTCTGGGAAGAACCTTTCCCAGCtga
- the ZMYM5 gene encoding zinc finger MYM-type protein 5 isoform X1, translating into MINFITTYAQYPHLLSTFKTLASSVIYFSRFSGMDKCSVRGLDLAEQTPVLLKSKAMATSLMDVGNSFGDPNSSLVNRSRNSSVEDEDDDDDNDDVVFIESIQPPSTSAPAIADQRNFTFGSSRNESLQGNYSIILPSSRDSVSQKGNISETIVIDDEEDIETNGGEKKNSSNYIEWGLPGTKNRTKDLDFSTSSLSRSKTKTAVGPFNPGRMNVAGDEFQNGGFAAHHSPESWISQSASFPRNQKQPGVDSLSPVASLPKQIFQSSVQQQLTKPAKITCAHCKKPLQKGQTAYQRKGSAHLFCSTTCLSSFSHKRTPKKRNVICKKDARTQKATTVQVESKESSQEFCRTSLPPCEDNQNLRKRVNKSRCIICSKLTEIRHEVSVNNVIHKLCSNQCFNKYRLANGLIMNCCEQCGEYLPGKSAGNSVLIIEGQRTRFCCQSCVNEYEQMMEIKSKNLSASENRKRNAVREENERKLYGPLNTLLEKKERIPEKKEKTSELQVLAECRTDMSLIKQDVNLPSITIADKFQEELEEKKSEDSVLSVVLSADPGTWPRALNIKQRDILVENDPPQVRNFNFPKDNTGRKFSETYYTRILPNGDKTTRSWLLYSTSKDSVFCLYCKLFGEGKNQLKNENGCKDWQHLSHILSKHEESEMHINNSVKYSKLKSDLRKNKTVEATEHELHKNEKNDGVLLLYT; encoded by the exons ATGATCAATTTCATTACCACATATGCACAATATCCTCATCTTCTGTCTACTTTTAAGACCCTTGCTTCATcggttatttatttttccag GTTCTCTGGCATGGATAAATGTTCAGTGAGAGGATTAGACTTAGCTGAACAGACTCCTGTTTTATTAAAGAGTAAAGCCATGGCAACCAGCCTCATGGATGTTGGAAATTCATTTGGTGACCCAAATAGTTCTTTAGTTAATAGATCTAGAAACTCATCAGtggaagatgaagatgatgatgatgacaatgatgatgttGTATTTATTGAATCTATACAACCTCCTTCAACTTCTGCTCCAGCAATAGCTGATCAAAGAAATTTTACATTTGGTTCATCAAGAAATGAAAGTCTACAAGGAAATTATTCCATAATTCTTCCTTCCTCAAGAGATTCAGTTTCTCAGAAGGGAAATATAAGTGAGACAATTGTTATTGATGATGAAGAGGACATAGAAAcaaatggaggagaaaagaaaaattcttccaATTATATTGAATGGGGACTTCCTGgaactaaaaatagaaccaaaGATTTGGATTTCTCCACTTCCAGTCTTTCAAGAAGTAAG ACCAAGACTGCAGTAGGACCTTTTAATCCTGGTAGAATGAATGTGGCAGGAGATGAATTTCAGAATGGAGGATTTGCAGCTCATCATAGTCCTG aatcttgGATCTCCCAGTCAGCATCATTTCCCCGGAATCAGAAACAGCCAGGGGTGGATTCTTTATCACCAGTGGCCTCCCTTCCTAAACAGATTTTCCAGTCTTCAGTGCAACAGCAACTTACTAAACCAGCTAAAATCACTTGTGCACACTGCAAAAAACCTTTACAGAAGGGACAGACAGCTTATCAACGAAAAGGATCAGCTCACCTCTTTTGTTCTACcacctgcctttcttccttctctcataAGCGCACTCCAAAGAAACGCAATGTAATATGTAAAAA AGATGCACGTACACAAAAAGCTACTACTGTTCAAGTTGAGTCAAAAGAATCTTCCCAAGAATTTTGTCGTACATCTTTGCCTCCCTGTGAAGACAACCAGAATCTTAGAAAAAGAGTTAATAAATCAAGATGTATAATCTGTAGTAAATTAACAGAG ATTCGTCATGAAGTCAGCGTAAATAATGTAATACATAAGCTGTGCAGTAACCAGTGCTTTAATAAGTACAGGTTAGCCAATGGTCTAATAATGAATTGCTGTGAACAGTGTGGAGAGTACTTGCCTGGTAAAAGTGCTGGAAACAGTGTCCTGATCATTGAAGGTCAGCGGACAAGATTTTGTTGCCAAAGTTGTGTTAATGAATATGAACAG ATgatggaaataaaatcaaaaaatttGTCAgcatcagaaaacagaaaaaggaatgctgttagagaagaaaatgaaaggaagttaTATGGACCATTGAAtactcttttagaaaaaaaagagagaataccagaaaaaaaagaaaagacttcagaGCTACAGGTTTTGGCAGAATGTAGGACAGATATGTCACTGATCAAACAGGATGTGAATTTACCTTCTATAACCATAGCTGATAAATTTCAAGAGgaactggaagagaaaaaatCAGAAGACTCCGTTCTATCAGTTGTACTTTCTGCAGACCCAGGTACATGGCCCCGGgctttaaatattaaacaacgGGACATTCTTGTTGAAAATGATCCACCTCaagtaagaaattttaattttccaaaagacAATACAGGGAGGAAGTTTTCAGAAACTTATTATACACGAATTCTTCCAAATGGTGATAAAACCACTAGATCCTGGTTACTTTATTCAACTTCAAAagattctgtgttttgtttgtattGCAAACtctttggggaaggaaaaaatcAATTGAAGAATGAGAATGGGTGCAAAGATTGGCAGCATTTATCACATATTCTTAGCAAACATGAGGAAAGTGAAATGCATATCAACAATAGTGTTaagtattcaaaattaaaatctgatttgagaaaaaataaaactgtggaaGCTACAGAACATGAATTacataagaatgagaaaaatgatggTGTGCTGCTGTTGTACACATAA
- the ZMYM5 gene encoding zinc finger MYM-type protein 5 isoform X7 produces MINFITTYAQYPHLLSTFKTLASSVIYFSRFSGMDKCSVRGLDLAEQTPVLLKSKAMATSLMDVGNSFGDPNSSLVNRSRNSSVEDEDDDDDNDDVVFIESIQPPSTSAPAIADQRNFTFGSSRNESLQGNYSIILPSSRDSVSQKGNISETIVIDDEEDIETNGGEKKNSSNYIEWGLPGTKNRTKDLDFSTSSLSRSKTKTAVGPFNPGRMNVAGDEFQNGGFAAHHSPVLGITAEKG; encoded by the exons ATGATCAATTTCATTACCACATATGCACAATATCCTCATCTTCTGTCTACTTTTAAGACCCTTGCTTCATcggttatttatttttccag GTTCTCTGGCATGGATAAATGTTCAGTGAGAGGATTAGACTTAGCTGAACAGACTCCTGTTTTATTAAAGAGTAAAGCCATGGCAACCAGCCTCATGGATGTTGGAAATTCATTTGGTGACCCAAATAGTTCTTTAGTTAATAGATCTAGAAACTCATCAGtggaagatgaagatgatgatgatgacaatgatgatgttGTATTTATTGAATCTATACAACCTCCTTCAACTTCTGCTCCAGCAATAGCTGATCAAAGAAATTTTACATTTGGTTCATCAAGAAATGAAAGTCTACAAGGAAATTATTCCATAATTCTTCCTTCCTCAAGAGATTCAGTTTCTCAGAAGGGAAATATAAGTGAGACAATTGTTATTGATGATGAAGAGGACATAGAAAcaaatggaggagaaaagaaaaattcttccaATTATATTGAATGGGGACTTCCTGgaactaaaaatagaaccaaaGATTTGGATTTCTCCACTTCCAGTCTTTCAAGAAGTAAG ACCAAGACTGCAGTAGGACCTTTTAATCCTGGTAGAATGAATGTGGCAGGAGATGAATTTCAGAATGGAGGATTTGCAGCTCATCATAGTCCTG TTCTAGGAATAACTGCAGAGAAAGGCTGA
- the ZMYM5 gene encoding zinc finger MYM-type protein 5 isoform X5 gives MINFITTYAQYPHLLSTFKTLASSVIYFSRFSGMDKCSVRGLDLAEQTPVLLKSKAMATSLMDVGNSFGDPNSSLVNRSRNSSVEDEDDDDDNDDVVFIESIQPPSTSAPAIADQRNFTFGSSRNESLQGNYSIILPSSRDSVSQKGNISETIVIDDEEDIETNGGEKKNSSNYIEWGLPGTKNRTKDLDFSTSSLSRSKTKTAVGPFNPGRMNVAGDEFQNGGFAAHHSPESWISQSASFPRNQKQPGVDSLSPVASLPKQIFQSSVQQQLTKPAKITCAHCKKPLQKGQTAYQRKGSAHLFCSTTCLSSFSHKRTPKKRNVICKKFVMKSA, from the exons ATGATCAATTTCATTACCACATATGCACAATATCCTCATCTTCTGTCTACTTTTAAGACCCTTGCTTCATcggttatttatttttccag GTTCTCTGGCATGGATAAATGTTCAGTGAGAGGATTAGACTTAGCTGAACAGACTCCTGTTTTATTAAAGAGTAAAGCCATGGCAACCAGCCTCATGGATGTTGGAAATTCATTTGGTGACCCAAATAGTTCTTTAGTTAATAGATCTAGAAACTCATCAGtggaagatgaagatgatgatgatgacaatgatgatgttGTATTTATTGAATCTATACAACCTCCTTCAACTTCTGCTCCAGCAATAGCTGATCAAAGAAATTTTACATTTGGTTCATCAAGAAATGAAAGTCTACAAGGAAATTATTCCATAATTCTTCCTTCCTCAAGAGATTCAGTTTCTCAGAAGGGAAATATAAGTGAGACAATTGTTATTGATGATGAAGAGGACATAGAAAcaaatggaggagaaaagaaaaattcttccaATTATATTGAATGGGGACTTCCTGgaactaaaaatagaaccaaaGATTTGGATTTCTCCACTTCCAGTCTTTCAAGAAGTAAG ACCAAGACTGCAGTAGGACCTTTTAATCCTGGTAGAATGAATGTGGCAGGAGATGAATTTCAGAATGGAGGATTTGCAGCTCATCATAGTCCTG aatcttgGATCTCCCAGTCAGCATCATTTCCCCGGAATCAGAAACAGCCAGGGGTGGATTCTTTATCACCAGTGGCCTCCCTTCCTAAACAGATTTTCCAGTCTTCAGTGCAACAGCAACTTACTAAACCAGCTAAAATCACTTGTGCACACTGCAAAAAACCTTTACAGAAGGGACAGACAGCTTATCAACGAAAAGGATCAGCTCACCTCTTTTGTTCTACcacctgcctttcttccttctctcataAGCGCACTCCAAAGAAACGCAATGTAATATGTAAAAA ATTCGTCATGAAGTCAGCGTAA
- the ZMYM5 gene encoding zinc finger MYM-type protein 5 isoform X6 produces MINFITTYAQYPHLLSTFKTLASSVIYFSRFSGMDKCSVRGLDLAEQTPVLLKSKAMATSLMDVGNSFGDPNSSLVNRSRNSSVEDEDDDDDNDDVVFIESIQPPSTSAPAIADQRNFTFGSSRNESLQGNYSIILPSSRDSVSQKGNISETIVIDDEEDIETNGGEKKNSSNYIEWGLPGTKNRTKDLDFSTSSLSRSKTKTAVGPFNPGRMNVAGDEFQNGGFAAHHSPGKQILDLPVSIISPESETARGGFFITSGLPS; encoded by the exons ATGATCAATTTCATTACCACATATGCACAATATCCTCATCTTCTGTCTACTTTTAAGACCCTTGCTTCATcggttatttatttttccag GTTCTCTGGCATGGATAAATGTTCAGTGAGAGGATTAGACTTAGCTGAACAGACTCCTGTTTTATTAAAGAGTAAAGCCATGGCAACCAGCCTCATGGATGTTGGAAATTCATTTGGTGACCCAAATAGTTCTTTAGTTAATAGATCTAGAAACTCATCAGtggaagatgaagatgatgatgatgacaatgatgatgttGTATTTATTGAATCTATACAACCTCCTTCAACTTCTGCTCCAGCAATAGCTGATCAAAGAAATTTTACATTTGGTTCATCAAGAAATGAAAGTCTACAAGGAAATTATTCCATAATTCTTCCTTCCTCAAGAGATTCAGTTTCTCAGAAGGGAAATATAAGTGAGACAATTGTTATTGATGATGAAGAGGACATAGAAAcaaatggaggagaaaagaaaaattcttccaATTATATTGAATGGGGACTTCCTGgaactaaaaatagaaccaaaGATTTGGATTTCTCCACTTCCAGTCTTTCAAGAAGTAAG ACCAAGACTGCAGTAGGACCTTTTAATCCTGGTAGAATGAATGTGGCAGGAGATGAATTTCAGAATGGAGGATTTGCAGCTCATCATAGTCCTGGTAAGCA aatcttgGATCTCCCAGTCAGCATCATTTCCCCGGAATCAGAAACAGCCAGGGGTGGATTCTTTATCACCAGTGGCCTCCCTTCCTAA
- the ZMYM5 gene encoding zinc finger MYM-type protein 5 isoform X2, giving the protein MDKCSVRGLDLAEQTPVLLKSKAMATSLMDVGNSFGDPNSSLVNRSRNSSVEDEDDDDDNDDVVFIESIQPPSTSAPAIADQRNFTFGSSRNESLQGNYSIILPSSRDSVSQKGNISETIVIDDEEDIETNGGEKKNSSNYIEWGLPGTKNRTKDLDFSTSSLSRSKTKTAVGPFNPGRMNVAGDEFQNGGFAAHHSPESWISQSASFPRNQKQPGVDSLSPVASLPKQIFQSSVQQQLTKPAKITCAHCKKPLQKGQTAYQRKGSAHLFCSTTCLSSFSHKRTPKKRNVICKKDARTQKATTVQVESKESSQEFCRTSLPPCEDNQNLRKRVNKSRCIICSKLTEIRHEVSVNNVIHKLCSNQCFNKYRLANGLIMNCCEQCGEYLPGKSAGNSVLIIEGQRTRFCCQSCVNEYEQMMEIKSKNLSASENRKRNAVREENERKLYGPLNTLLEKKERIPEKKEKTSELQVLAECRTDMSLIKQDVNLPSITIADKFQEELEEKKSEDSVLSVVLSADPGTWPRALNIKQRDILVENDPPQVRNFNFPKDNTGRKFSETYYTRILPNGDKTTRSWLLYSTSKDSVFCLYCKLFGEGKNQLKNENGCKDWQHLSHILSKHEESEMHINNSVKYSKLKSDLRKNKTVEATEHELHKNEKNDGVLLLYT; this is encoded by the exons ATGGATAAATGTTCAGTGAGAGGATTAGACTTAGCTGAACAGACTCCTGTTTTATTAAAGAGTAAAGCCATGGCAACCAGCCTCATGGATGTTGGAAATTCATTTGGTGACCCAAATAGTTCTTTAGTTAATAGATCTAGAAACTCATCAGtggaagatgaagatgatgatgatgacaatgatgatgttGTATTTATTGAATCTATACAACCTCCTTCAACTTCTGCTCCAGCAATAGCTGATCAAAGAAATTTTACATTTGGTTCATCAAGAAATGAAAGTCTACAAGGAAATTATTCCATAATTCTTCCTTCCTCAAGAGATTCAGTTTCTCAGAAGGGAAATATAAGTGAGACAATTGTTATTGATGATGAAGAGGACATAGAAAcaaatggaggagaaaagaaaaattcttccaATTATATTGAATGGGGACTTCCTGgaactaaaaatagaaccaaaGATTTGGATTTCTCCACTTCCAGTCTTTCAAGAAGTAAG ACCAAGACTGCAGTAGGACCTTTTAATCCTGGTAGAATGAATGTGGCAGGAGATGAATTTCAGAATGGAGGATTTGCAGCTCATCATAGTCCTG aatcttgGATCTCCCAGTCAGCATCATTTCCCCGGAATCAGAAACAGCCAGGGGTGGATTCTTTATCACCAGTGGCCTCCCTTCCTAAACAGATTTTCCAGTCTTCAGTGCAACAGCAACTTACTAAACCAGCTAAAATCACTTGTGCACACTGCAAAAAACCTTTACAGAAGGGACAGACAGCTTATCAACGAAAAGGATCAGCTCACCTCTTTTGTTCTACcacctgcctttcttccttctctcataAGCGCACTCCAAAGAAACGCAATGTAATATGTAAAAA AGATGCACGTACACAAAAAGCTACTACTGTTCAAGTTGAGTCAAAAGAATCTTCCCAAGAATTTTGTCGTACATCTTTGCCTCCCTGTGAAGACAACCAGAATCTTAGAAAAAGAGTTAATAAATCAAGATGTATAATCTGTAGTAAATTAACAGAG ATTCGTCATGAAGTCAGCGTAAATAATGTAATACATAAGCTGTGCAGTAACCAGTGCTTTAATAAGTACAGGTTAGCCAATGGTCTAATAATGAATTGCTGTGAACAGTGTGGAGAGTACTTGCCTGGTAAAAGTGCTGGAAACAGTGTCCTGATCATTGAAGGTCAGCGGACAAGATTTTGTTGCCAAAGTTGTGTTAATGAATATGAACAG ATgatggaaataaaatcaaaaaatttGTCAgcatcagaaaacagaaaaaggaatgctgttagagaagaaaatgaaaggaagttaTATGGACCATTGAAtactcttttagaaaaaaaagagagaataccagaaaaaaaagaaaagacttcagaGCTACAGGTTTTGGCAGAATGTAGGACAGATATGTCACTGATCAAACAGGATGTGAATTTACCTTCTATAACCATAGCTGATAAATTTCAAGAGgaactggaagagaaaaaatCAGAAGACTCCGTTCTATCAGTTGTACTTTCTGCAGACCCAGGTACATGGCCCCGGgctttaaatattaaacaacgGGACATTCTTGTTGAAAATGATCCACCTCaagtaagaaattttaattttccaaaagacAATACAGGGAGGAAGTTTTCAGAAACTTATTATACACGAATTCTTCCAAATGGTGATAAAACCACTAGATCCTGGTTACTTTATTCAACTTCAAAagattctgtgttttgtttgtattGCAAACtctttggggaaggaaaaaatcAATTGAAGAATGAGAATGGGTGCAAAGATTGGCAGCATTTATCACATATTCTTAGCAAACATGAGGAAAGTGAAATGCATATCAACAATAGTGTTaagtattcaaaattaaaatctgatttgagaaaaaataaaactgtggaaGCTACAGAACATGAATTacataagaatgagaaaaatgatggTGTGCTGCTGTTGTACACATAA
- the LOC115289666 gene encoding cytochrome c oxidase subunit 7B, mitochondrial — MFPMARNALSRLRVQSIQQTIARQSHQKRTPDFHDKYGNAVLASGATFCVVVWAYTATQIGIEWNLSPVGRVTPKEWRDQ; from the coding sequence ATGTTTCCCATGGCCAGAAATGCTCTAAGTCGTCTCCGAGTTCAAAGCATTCAGCAAACAATTGCAAGGCAAAGCCATCAGAAACGGACACCTGATTTCCATGACAAATATGGTAATGCTGTATTAGCTAGTGGAGCCACCTTCTGTGTTGTTGTATGGGCTTATACAGCAACACAAATTGGAATAGAATGGAACCTGTCCCCTGTTGGCAGAGTCACCCCAAAGGAATGGAGAGATCAGTAA